The Littorina saxatilis isolate snail1 unplaced genomic scaffold, US_GU_Lsax_2.0 scaffold_309, whole genome shotgun sequence genome has a segment encoding these proteins:
- the LOC138956283 gene encoding putative inhibitor of apoptosis: MSDQTATVRPPESQPQPASSSTSVSDTGNAASSQTTTANQPARSQTSGPYQTATVSVGPVRSDMPTSTAPAAPEGEERSQTSGGGDRSENVPETQLVTNDQKPHDMAVTQVRINTFEGSPLNTSHPKEEMAEAGFYYTDAEQPPEQSPESLEQPERMRMSSLKVKGHLQSFPAQRDDEGRIAELAEAGFYYVDQEKAVKCFCCGGRLENWISEYDPWIEHSRLFPECKFVIQKRGQPSVDAVQKICKPSENLEEQHWTHAAEATPISSDADISVSPASQVQATYSWSEGQVIAQETEGHAGSSSTARPAYSVSTEEPAKDRSAAGYVNGEGRPWMLTLSQPVEEQHDNQQLGEEELSDDDSQVDQAEDDGGIADISLIEGRLCLHCKRWEREVWLTCGHWFLCGSCFFCPQFWRWHLDDHHVPICLVCQEPFEDVEIPRQVVIYSRNRRRTGRCSCYQRKG, from the exons ATGTCGGATCAGACAGCAACAGTCCGCCCACCCGAGTCCCAACCCCAGCCAGCTAGCAGTAGCACATCTGTCTCCGACACTGGCAATGCAGCTTCAAGCCAGACCACCACAGCAAACCAGCCAGCCAGAAGCCAGACCAGCGGACCATACCAGACAGCCACAGTGTCAGTAGGCCCGGTGAGATCCGACATGCCCACCAGCACAGCACCTGCAGCGCCTGAGGGCGAGGAAAGGAGCCAGACCAGTGGCGGTGGTGATAGATCTGAGAATGTCCCAGAGACACAG CTGGTAACAAATGACCAAAAGCCACATGACATGGCAGTGACACAAGTGCGCATCAACACCTTTGAGGGCTCGCCTCTCAACACTTCACATCCCAAGGAGGAAATGGCTGAGGCTGGTTTCTACTACACTG atGCAGAACAACCCCCTGAACAGTCACCGGAATCTCTGGAACAGCCAGAG AGGATGCGCATGTCCAGCCTAAAAGTAAAAGGTCACCTGCAGTCATTTCCTGCACAGAGGGATGATGAAGGAAGGATAGCTGAATTGGCAGAAGCTGGATTCTATTATGTTG ACCAAGAAAAGGCTGTTAAGTGCTTCTGCTGTGGTGGAAGACTTGAGAACTGGATTTCTGAATATGACCCGTGGATTGAGCATAGCCGCTTGTTTCCAGAATGCAAGTTTGTGATCCAAAAAAGGGGTCAACCTTCTGTGGATGCTGTTCAAAAGATTTGCAAGCCTTCTGAAAATCTAGAGGAACAACATTGG ACTCATGCTGCCGAGGCGACACCAATTAGCTCAGATGCTGACATTTCAGTCAGCCCGGCATCTCAGGTGCAAGCTACATACTCCTGGAGTGAAGGTCAAGTAATTGCACAAGAGACAGAAGGACATGCAGGGTCGTCCAGCACAGCCAGACCAGCCTATTCAGTTAGCACAGAGGAGCCAGCAAAAGATCGATCTGCAGCCGGTTATGTTAACGGAGAAGGAAGGCCGTGGATGTTGACTCTTTCCCAACCTGTTGAAGAGCAGCATGACAACCAACAACTTGGAGAGGAGGAGCTCAGTGATGATGACTCGCAAGTTGACCAGGCTGAAGATGATGGAGGGATTGCAGACATCAGTCTGATTGAAG GACGACTGTGTCTGCACTGTaagaggtgggagagagaggtgtgGCTGACATGTGGACATTGGTTTCTGTGTGGTAGCTGCTTCTTTTGTCCTCAGTTCTGGCGTTGGCATCTGGACGACCATCATGTACCCATTTGTCTGGTGTGCCAGGAACCGTTTGAAGATGTAGAAATACCTCGCCAGGTTGTGATTTATTCACGTAATCGGAGAAGGACTGGGAGATGTTCTTGTTATCAGAGAAAAGGGTAG